A genomic window from Cricetulus griseus strain 17A/GY chromosome 4, alternate assembly CriGri-PICRH-1.0, whole genome shotgun sequence includes:
- the Ephb3 gene encoding ephrin type-B receptor 3 isoform X1 codes for MLGLILESGCLQLSSQSSELGPRGASLRLEHSETLMDTKWVTSELAWTSHPESGWEEVSGYDEAMNPIRTYQVCNVRESSQNNWLRTGFIWRREVQRVYVELKFTVRDCNSIPNIPGSCKETFNLFYYEADSDVASASSPFWMENPYVKVDTIAPDESFSRLDAGRVNTKVRSFGPLSKAGFYLAFQDQGACMSLISVRAFYKKCASTTAGFALFPETLTGAEPTSLVIAPGTCIANAVEVSVPLKLYCNGDGEWMVPVGACTCATGHEPAAKESQCRACPPGSYKAKQGEGPCLPCPPNSRTTSPAASICTCHNNFYRADSDSADSACTTVPSPPRGVISNVNETSLILEWSEPRDLGGRDDLLYNVICKKCHGNSGAGGPVTCSRCDDNVEFVPRQLGLTERRVHISHLLAHTRYTFEVQAVNGVSGKSPLPPRYAAVNITTNQAAPSEVPTLHLHSSSGSSLTLSWAPPERPNGVILDYEMKYFEKSKGIASTVTSQKNSVQLDGLQPDARYVVQVRARTVAGYGQYSRPAEFETTSERGSGTQQLQEQLPLIVGSTVAGFVFMVVVVVIALVCLRKQRHGPDAEYTEKLQQYIAPGMKVYIDPFTYEDPNEAVREFAKEIDVSCVKIEEVIGAGEFGEVCRGRLKLPGRREVFVAIKTLKVGYTERQRRDFLSEASIMGQFDHPNIIRLEGVVTKSRPVMILTEFMENCALDSFLRLNDGQFTVIQLVGMLRGIAAGMKYLSEMNYVHRDLAARNILVNSNLVCKVSDFGLSRFLEDDPSDPTYTSSLGGKIPIRWTAPEAIAYRKFTSASDVWSYGIVMWEVMSYGERPYWDMSNQDVINAVEQDYRLPPPMDCPTALHQLMLDCWVRDRNLRPKFSQIVNTLDKLIRNAASLKVIASAPSGMSQPLLDRTVPDYTTFTTVGDWLDAIKMGRYKESFVSAGFASFDLVAQMTAEDLLRIGVTLAGHQKKILSSIQDMRLQMNQTLPVQV; via the exons ATGCTAGGTCTGATCTTGGAGTCAGGCTGTCTTCAGTTGTCCAGCCAAAGCTCAGAACTGGGTCCTAGGGGTGCAAGTTTGCGTCTGGAACACTCAG AGACTCTCATGGACACAAAATGGGTGACATCTGAGCTGGCATGGACATCTCATCCAGAAAGTGGG TGGGAAGAAGTGAGTGGCTATGATGAAGCCATGAACCCTATCCGAACATATCAGGTGTGTAACGTGCGTGAGTCCAGCCAGAACAACTGGCTTCGAACGGGTTTTATCTGGCGACGGGAAGTGCAGCGTGTCTACGTGGAGCTCAAGTTCACTGTGCGAGACTGCAACAGCATCCCCAACATCCCTGGCTCCTGCAAGGAGACTTTCAACCTCTTCTACTATGAGGCTGACAGTGATGTGGCTTCGGCCTCCTCTCCCTTCTGGATGGAGAACCCGTATGTGAAAGTGGACACCATTGCACCAGATGAGAGCTTCTCACGGCTCGATGCTGGCCGTGTTAACACCAAGGTGCGCAGCTTTGGGCCGCTTTCCAAAGCCGGCTTCTACTTGGCCTTCCAGGACCAGGGTGCCTGCATGTCACTCATCTCTGTGCGTGCCTTCTACAAGAAGTGTGCATCCACCACCGCAGGCTTCGCACTCTTCCCCGAGACCCTCACAGGGGCAGAGCCCACTTCGCTGGTCATTGCCCCCGGCACCTGCATCGCCAATGCTGTGGAGGTGTCCGTGCCACTCAAGCTCTACTGCAATGGTGATGGGGAGTGGATGGTGCCCGTTGGTGCCTGCACCTGCGCTACAGGCCATGAGCCAGCTGCCAAGGAGTCCCAGTGTCGTG CCTGTCCCCCTGGGAGTTACAAGGCAAAGCAAGGAGAGGGACCCtgtctcccctgtccccccaataGCCGAACCACCTCACCAGCTGCCAGCATCTGCACCTGCCATAATAACTTCTACCGTGCGGACTCAGACTCTGCAGACAGTGCCTGCACCA CCGTGCCATCTCCACCCCGGGGTGTGATCTCCAATGTGAATGAGACCTCACTGATCCTCGAATGGAGTGAGCCCCGGGACCTTGGTGGACGGGATGACCTCCTTTATAACGTTATCTGCAAGAAGTGCCATGGGAACTCTGGAGCTGGGGGGCCAGTGACCTGTTCACGCTGTGATGACAATGTGGAGTTTGTGCCTCGGCAGCTGGGCCTGACGGAGCGCCGGGTCCACATTAGCCACCTGCTGGCCCACACACGCTACACCTTTGAGGTGCAGGCAGTCAATGGTGTCTCAGGCAAAAGCCCTTTGCCACCCCGCTATGCAGCTGTGAATATCACCACCAACCAAGCTG CCCCATCTGAAGTACCTACACTCCACTTGCACAGCAGCTCGGGGAGCAGCCTGACCCTGTCCTGGGCACCCCCAGAACGGCCTAACGGAGTCATCTTGGACTATGAGATGAAGTACTTTGAGAAG AGTAAAGGCATCGCCTCCACTGTAACCAGCCAGAAGAACTCCGTACAGCTGGATGGGCTGCAGCCTGATGCCCGCTATGTAGTTCAGGTCCGAGCTCGCACAGTAGCAGGTTATGGACAGTATAGCCGCCCGGCGGAGTTTGAGACCACGAGTGAAAGAG GCTCAGGAACCCAGCAGCTTCAAGAACAGCTTCCCCTTATCGTGGGCTCCACTGTAGCCGGGTTTGTCTTCATGGTGGTTGTTGTGGTCATCGCTCTTGTCTGTCTCAG GAAGCAGCGCCATGGCCCTGACGCAGAGTACACGGAGAAATTGCAGCAGTACA TTGCTCCTGGGATGAAAGTTTACATTGACCCCTTTACCTATGAGGATCCCAATGAAGCTGTCCGGGAGTTCGCCAAGGAGATTGATGTGTCCTGTGTCAAGATTGAGGAGGTGATTGGAGCTG GGGAGTTTGGGGAAGTGTGCCGGGGTCGGCTGAAACTGCCAGGCCGCCGGGAGGTGTTTGTGGCCATCAAGACGCTGAAGGTGGGCTACACTGAGAGGCAGCGGCGGGACTTTCTAAGTGAAGCTTCCATCATGGGTCAGTTTGACCATCCCAATATAATCCGTCTAGAGGGTGTGGTCACCAAAAGTCGTCCAGTTATGATCCTCACTGAGTTCATGGAGAACTGTGCCCTGGACTCCTTCCTCCGG CTCAATGACGGGCAGTTCACAGTCATCCAACTGGTAGGCATGCTGCGGGGCATTGCTGCTGGCATGAAGTACTTGTCCGAGATGAACTACGTGCACCGTGACCTGGCTGCCCGCAACATCCTCGTCAACAGCAACTTGGTCTGCAAAGTGTCTGACTTTGGCCTCTCCCGCTTCCTGGAGGATGACCCCTCAGACCCCACCTACACGAGCTCCCTG GGAGGGAAGATCCCTATCCGCTGGACCGCCCCAGAGGCCATAGCCTACCGGAAGTTCACCTCTGCCAGTGATGTCTGGAGCTATGGAATTGTCATGTGGGAAGTCATGAGCTACGGAGAGCGACCCTACTGGGACATGAGTAACCAGGAT GTCATCAATGCTGTAGAGCAAGACTACCGGTTGCCACCCCCCATGGACTGCCCCACTGCCCTGCACCAGCTCATGCTGGACTGTTGGGTGCGGGACCGGAACCTCAGACCCAAGTTCTCCCAAATTGTCAACACACTAGACAAGCTTATCCGCAACGCTGCCAGCCTCAAGGTCATCGCCAGTGCCCCCTCTGG CATGTCCCAGCCCCTCCTGGACCGCACAGTCCCGGATTATACTACCTTCACCACAGTGGGTGACTGGCTAGATGCCATCAAGATGGGGAGGTATAAGGAGAGCTTTGTCAGTGCTGGGTTCGCATCCTTTGACCTGGTGGCCCAGATGACTGCAGA AGATCTGCTAAGGATCGGGGTCACCTTGGCAGGCCACCAGAAGAAGATCCTCAGCAGTATCCAAGACATGCGGCTGCAGATGAACCAGACACTGCCCGTGCAGGTCTGA
- the Ephb3 gene encoding ephrin type-B receptor 3 isoform X3, translating to MDTKWVTSELAWTSHPESGWEEVSGYDEAMNPIRTYQVCNVRESSQNNWLRTGFIWRREVQRVYVELKFTVRDCNSIPNIPGSCKETFNLFYYEADSDVASASSPFWMENPYVKVDTIAPDESFSRLDAGRVNTKVRSFGPLSKAGFYLAFQDQGACMSLISVRAFYKKCASTTAGFALFPETLTGAEPTSLVIAPGTCIANAVEVSVPLKLYCNGDGEWMVPVGACTCATGHEPAAKESQCRACPPGSYKAKQGEGPCLPCPPNSRTTSPAASICTCHNNFYRADSDSADSACTTVPSPPRGVISNVNETSLILEWSEPRDLGGRDDLLYNVICKKCHGNSGAGGPVTCSRCDDNVEFVPRQLGLTERRVHISHLLAHTRYTFEVQAVNGVSGKSPLPPRYAAVNITTNQAAPSEVPTLHLHSSSGSSLTLSWAPPERPNGVILDYEMKYFEKSKGIASTVTSQKNSVQLDGLQPDARYVVQVRARTVAGYGQYSRPAEFETTSERGSGTQQLQEQLPLIVGSTVAGFVFMVVVVVIALVCLRKQRHGPDAEYTEKLQQYIAPGMKVYIDPFTYEDPNEAVREFAKEIDVSCVKIEEVIGAGEFGEVCRGRLKLPGRREVFVAIKTLKVGYTERQRRDFLSEASIMGQFDHPNIIRLEGVVTKSRPVMILTEFMENCALDSFLRLNDGQFTVIQLVGMLRGIAAGMKYLSEMNYVHRDLAARNILVNSNLVCKVSDFGLSRFLEDDPSDPTYTSSLGGKIPIRWTAPEAIAYRKFTSASDVWSYGIVMWEVMSYGERPYWDMSNQDVINAVEQDYRLPPPMDCPTALHQLMLDCWVRDRNLRPKFSQIVNTLDKLIRNAASLKVIASAPSGMSQPLLDRTVPDYTTFTTVGDWLDAIKMGRYKESFVSAGFASFDLVAQMTAEDLLRIGVTLAGHQKKILSSIQDMRLQMNQTLPVQV from the exons ATGGACACAAAATGGGTGACATCTGAGCTGGCATGGACATCTCATCCAGAAAGTGGG TGGGAAGAAGTGAGTGGCTATGATGAAGCCATGAACCCTATCCGAACATATCAGGTGTGTAACGTGCGTGAGTCCAGCCAGAACAACTGGCTTCGAACGGGTTTTATCTGGCGACGGGAAGTGCAGCGTGTCTACGTGGAGCTCAAGTTCACTGTGCGAGACTGCAACAGCATCCCCAACATCCCTGGCTCCTGCAAGGAGACTTTCAACCTCTTCTACTATGAGGCTGACAGTGATGTGGCTTCGGCCTCCTCTCCCTTCTGGATGGAGAACCCGTATGTGAAAGTGGACACCATTGCACCAGATGAGAGCTTCTCACGGCTCGATGCTGGCCGTGTTAACACCAAGGTGCGCAGCTTTGGGCCGCTTTCCAAAGCCGGCTTCTACTTGGCCTTCCAGGACCAGGGTGCCTGCATGTCACTCATCTCTGTGCGTGCCTTCTACAAGAAGTGTGCATCCACCACCGCAGGCTTCGCACTCTTCCCCGAGACCCTCACAGGGGCAGAGCCCACTTCGCTGGTCATTGCCCCCGGCACCTGCATCGCCAATGCTGTGGAGGTGTCCGTGCCACTCAAGCTCTACTGCAATGGTGATGGGGAGTGGATGGTGCCCGTTGGTGCCTGCACCTGCGCTACAGGCCATGAGCCAGCTGCCAAGGAGTCCCAGTGTCGTG CCTGTCCCCCTGGGAGTTACAAGGCAAAGCAAGGAGAGGGACCCtgtctcccctgtccccccaataGCCGAACCACCTCACCAGCTGCCAGCATCTGCACCTGCCATAATAACTTCTACCGTGCGGACTCAGACTCTGCAGACAGTGCCTGCACCA CCGTGCCATCTCCACCCCGGGGTGTGATCTCCAATGTGAATGAGACCTCACTGATCCTCGAATGGAGTGAGCCCCGGGACCTTGGTGGACGGGATGACCTCCTTTATAACGTTATCTGCAAGAAGTGCCATGGGAACTCTGGAGCTGGGGGGCCAGTGACCTGTTCACGCTGTGATGACAATGTGGAGTTTGTGCCTCGGCAGCTGGGCCTGACGGAGCGCCGGGTCCACATTAGCCACCTGCTGGCCCACACACGCTACACCTTTGAGGTGCAGGCAGTCAATGGTGTCTCAGGCAAAAGCCCTTTGCCACCCCGCTATGCAGCTGTGAATATCACCACCAACCAAGCTG CCCCATCTGAAGTACCTACACTCCACTTGCACAGCAGCTCGGGGAGCAGCCTGACCCTGTCCTGGGCACCCCCAGAACGGCCTAACGGAGTCATCTTGGACTATGAGATGAAGTACTTTGAGAAG AGTAAAGGCATCGCCTCCACTGTAACCAGCCAGAAGAACTCCGTACAGCTGGATGGGCTGCAGCCTGATGCCCGCTATGTAGTTCAGGTCCGAGCTCGCACAGTAGCAGGTTATGGACAGTATAGCCGCCCGGCGGAGTTTGAGACCACGAGTGAAAGAG GCTCAGGAACCCAGCAGCTTCAAGAACAGCTTCCCCTTATCGTGGGCTCCACTGTAGCCGGGTTTGTCTTCATGGTGGTTGTTGTGGTCATCGCTCTTGTCTGTCTCAG GAAGCAGCGCCATGGCCCTGACGCAGAGTACACGGAGAAATTGCAGCAGTACA TTGCTCCTGGGATGAAAGTTTACATTGACCCCTTTACCTATGAGGATCCCAATGAAGCTGTCCGGGAGTTCGCCAAGGAGATTGATGTGTCCTGTGTCAAGATTGAGGAGGTGATTGGAGCTG GGGAGTTTGGGGAAGTGTGCCGGGGTCGGCTGAAACTGCCAGGCCGCCGGGAGGTGTTTGTGGCCATCAAGACGCTGAAGGTGGGCTACACTGAGAGGCAGCGGCGGGACTTTCTAAGTGAAGCTTCCATCATGGGTCAGTTTGACCATCCCAATATAATCCGTCTAGAGGGTGTGGTCACCAAAAGTCGTCCAGTTATGATCCTCACTGAGTTCATGGAGAACTGTGCCCTGGACTCCTTCCTCCGG CTCAATGACGGGCAGTTCACAGTCATCCAACTGGTAGGCATGCTGCGGGGCATTGCTGCTGGCATGAAGTACTTGTCCGAGATGAACTACGTGCACCGTGACCTGGCTGCCCGCAACATCCTCGTCAACAGCAACTTGGTCTGCAAAGTGTCTGACTTTGGCCTCTCCCGCTTCCTGGAGGATGACCCCTCAGACCCCACCTACACGAGCTCCCTG GGAGGGAAGATCCCTATCCGCTGGACCGCCCCAGAGGCCATAGCCTACCGGAAGTTCACCTCTGCCAGTGATGTCTGGAGCTATGGAATTGTCATGTGGGAAGTCATGAGCTACGGAGAGCGACCCTACTGGGACATGAGTAACCAGGAT GTCATCAATGCTGTAGAGCAAGACTACCGGTTGCCACCCCCCATGGACTGCCCCACTGCCCTGCACCAGCTCATGCTGGACTGTTGGGTGCGGGACCGGAACCTCAGACCCAAGTTCTCCCAAATTGTCAACACACTAGACAAGCTTATCCGCAACGCTGCCAGCCTCAAGGTCATCGCCAGTGCCCCCTCTGG CATGTCCCAGCCCCTCCTGGACCGCACAGTCCCGGATTATACTACCTTCACCACAGTGGGTGACTGGCTAGATGCCATCAAGATGGGGAGGTATAAGGAGAGCTTTGTCAGTGCTGGGTTCGCATCCTTTGACCTGGTGGCCCAGATGACTGCAGA AGATCTGCTAAGGATCGGGGTCACCTTGGCAGGCCACCAGAAGAAGATCCTCAGCAGTATCCAAGACATGCGGCTGCAGATGAACCAGACACTGCCCGTGCAGGTCTGA